TCAACTCAAAAAATGGAGTTAAAGGAACTCTTTATGCAAgagcctaagtccaccgctagcagatattgtcctctttgagttttccctttcgacctcccctcaaggtttttaaaacgcatatgctagggagaggtttccacacccttataagaaatgctttgttcccctctccaactgatgtgggatctcacaatccacccctcttgggagCCTAGCGTCcccgttggcacaccgccccgtgtctggctctgataccatttctaacagcccaaatccaccgctagcagatattgccctctttagcctttccctttcgggctcccctcaaggtttttaaaacacgtctgctagggagaggtttccactctcttataaggaatgtttcgttcccctctccaaccaatgtgggatctcacacttttctcttcatatataGAGTCCATTTTCTAGAAAGAATGCTCCATTCTCCTCCAAGTTCTATCCGGAGCCCCCAAAATACCAACCCGTTGATGACTATAATCATGGCAATGTTATTAGAGattactaataattaaaaagaaaaaagaagcatttgatAAGAATGTAGGTAATGTGCAAGAGTTGGCAAGCCTTATAGCCAGGTGAAAGCCAACCTGTGGAACCTTGTTCTGTTTCCCATATGCAGCAGTACTCAGAAAGGTCCAACAGTGGGGCCCGTCTTTCTGAAAGTTCATGAACTTCTTGTTATTGTTTGCCATCCATGAGATGGAATCAACCCCTTTTACAAAAGCTCCTTCAAATGGTGTAGCTGCAGCATCTGTGAAAGGAAGAGGGTCCTCAAATGCTGCAAGGAGGGCCCATATAGAACTCAATTCTAGCCTCTACAAACACAGAATAGACATGATTAAATAAGGAGTCTGTAAGTACTTATTGTTCATCAATAAACTAAATAAGCTGGAAAGATTATCAAAACTTGCACCTTCATTTGTCTAGCAATCAGAGGCAAGCCAGATGTTGCAAGCAGCCTATTAGCACATTTGCCTGCCAACATTACCaaacttttcaaaaactaaTCATTCTTAAAGACAAAGTTCTTATAATCAATTgtaaagaaacagaaaaaataagaTGTTGATCAAGATTGCAGCCGGACCGTAATAATATAtcacagcccaagcccaccgctagcagatattgtcctctttgtactttcccttttggacttcccctcaaggtttttaaaacgcgtcaactaaggaaggtttccacacccttataaagaatgcttcgttctcctccccaactgatgtgagtcttacaatccacccccttcaagcccggtgtccttgttggcactcgttcccttctctaatcaatgtcAGACCCCCCNTCCTTCAAGCCCGATGTCtttgttggcactcgttcccttctctaatcaatgtcagaccccccaatccacctccctttggatCCCAGGGTCCTTACAACCGGGTGGTGtactagcaaggacgttgagcctctaagggggtggacacgaggtggtgtgccagcaaggacgctgagatccgaagggggggggggggNCCGAGTGGTGtactagcaaggacgttgagcctcgaagggggtggacacgaggtggtgtgccagcaaggatgctgggatccgaaggggggtggattaggggGTCTCATATCGCCgaagaggagtggattgtgagattcacatcagttggggaggagaacaaaacattctttataaacgtgtggaaacctctccctagcagacacattttaaaaaccttaacaggaagtccaaaagggaaagcccaaagatgacaatatctactagcagtgggcttgagctatgaCATAAACATCCTGCGTCATAAATTCGTGTTTTGGTAGCGAACGCTAACATTTAATCAAACCACCTAGCAACcatcaaaaaccaaaaagaattgGAGTGTTCATGCtctaaaggaaagaaagagccATCCGCTTACCATTGTGTGCAATAACAACAGCATCAAAGTGCCCGCAAGGTTTTCCATTCTCACTTAAGTGCCACATTCCATTAAATGGCTCCAGCTTACTTATCCAGCAGGGCCGCATCACATTAATCATAGAAGTCTAGCAACAAAAGCCAAATAGTAGAAGAAGTAGAGAAGTTAGAGGAAAAACAAAGGGGAAAAATGCTAAACTTAAGAAGTGTAGGATACCAAACAACAGCAAACCATTCAACTATAATCAAACCATGGAATCTAAAGAGTTACGTGCATAAATCTTTGCTGTTTCCATATTATCCATTCTTTGGTCTATCctaaaaattaaaccaaagaGAAGCAAAATTCAATCACCTGAGACAGCAACGAGTCAGCAAGCGGCCGCATCCCGTTCGTACCAATATACCTTGGACAGGAAGACAATGGAACAAACCGACCACCGAGTTCAAGCTCTCCAACAGCGCCCTTCCACTCTTTAACTAGACCTGCACCCAACCAACCATCCACCAGCTGAGCAAACTGGCTATCAGTCACTGTAAAGAACTGAGCCGCATGATCAAAGATTAGGGGCTCAGGACCAAGACTTCTGGTCCCCATTCTTCCTCCCAACCCATGAACACCCTGCGATAAACacgaaaaattgaaatgagcCCTCCTAGATTACCAATGTTTGTCAATCTTCAACTACCATGAGAGGGGGTTCAAAAGATGCATCCAAGTCCATTCACTAGAACGCCTATCAATGAGTTTTCAATTGCAATATCCAACTTCTGAGATACCTACTTCTATCTCTCTCTGAGTTTGTTTAACTTAATGAACGAGAAATTTCTCATTATGAATACAATATAATGGTTAAATGTAGACTACAAGAACTAATTCAATCAATCATGCTGGACAACATGAAACAGATGCAGTCATGTATATAATCTGTCAAAActagagaaaatttcaaacatgaaAGAATTTCCAAGTAATAACCAACCGTGTCGAAGACGGTGGATCGAACACCCCTTTTCTCCAAACTCAGAGCGCACATTATTCCGGCCATGCCGCCGCCGATAATAGCAATAAGGGGGTCATCGGAGAGAGCAGAAGTGAAGGTCACTTGCTCCTGACTGAAAGTCTTCTTCAGAATCGACCTTCTTGAGGTACCGTATGAAGATTTTCGACGGAATTTGGAGGTGGGTTTGCGGCCATCCATGGCGGGTTTTCTGGATTTGGATTGGGAATCACATGTTACAATCAGAGTGAAATTTCTGCGGGGCTTCGCGGAGAAGATCGAAGGTTTAGGGATTTTGAAGGGTTGAAGAATGAGGGACGNCTCACATGTTACAATCAGAGTGAAATTTCTGCAGGGCTTCGCGGAGAAAATCGAAGGTTTAGGGATTTTGAAGGGTTGAAGAATGAGGGACGAGGAAATGGAATGAGTGAAGGGAGACATGATCTTTGGAGGGGAACGAGTGGATGAGAGGAGGAGACGGCTTCAATAATCCCCATTTCCACACCGCTGCGCGCCATTTAGTCACCATTGGTTCCTACAAACTTCAAAATGATGATTCAATTACTGATTTAATCTCTAATCATAACATTTTAACACAAATTTTATAGAAcccatttcatataaaattatgatcaaggttttaaaatttttaaatcttcatATGCATGCCCAAATTTCTATTAATAAGCTGTATGTTTGTATGTTTATGGGTTTGATATCGACATAAGAGATGAATCGACATTTctattatatcataaaaatatcaatgaaatataaaaagaagcattttttttttattcagaTGATAGCTCAAGCTATTATTGATTATGTAATGAGTTGTTTCACGATTCTTCAAAATCTTTACAGTAAGATCAATTATGTGTGCAAAATCTTTGTGTGGATCTAACTATGATCATAGATGAATATATTGGAATAGCTGAAAACATGTGTCGAGTAAAGGTGAGGGAAGCATGAATTTCTGCGAcgttttgtgagatcctacctcggttggggaggagaacgaaacattcgttacaagggtgtgaaaatctctcgtaacagacgcgttttgaaaatCTTTAGGGAACCCTGAAAAGGAAGATCCAAAcaagacaatatttgatagcgACGGGCTTGAGTTGTCACACTAGACACAATGTTACCTAAGAAAAGTCATGTTATAAAACAGAGAACTGTCTTATTACCCACTTCAGATCTGACCTCTCCAACCATTTATGCGTCAGAGAGACGGTATCCTAGTTCATGCAAAAGCCATTTATAAATCACATGCTGAAACAAGGTGAAATCAACAAGGTGAAATCAAAGAACATTACTTAAATGCTACTACAGGTGGAGAAGCGTTTCGTAGGGGAGAGATTCAACAAGTACAATGCTAAAACGCATCGTCTCCGACCATAATGAAACTATGTGACTACCTAGGAGAGATTCAACAAGTACAATGCTAAAACGCATCGTCTCCGACCATAATGAAACTATGTGACTACCTAATCCTCATCAACCGCCTTCCCACACGAACAAGGCTAATCTAGATAGGAAAGGAAATCGAGCCAACCCCACGTGTGATTGAACtcgaaacaaaaataatacaacattTTAAGCAGATAACCATCAAAACTTCAACCAAAATGGCTCAAAGTTAGAGANtttatgctcaaaatggacaatatcatactattgtgaaggttcgtgattcctaacataacATGCTTCTTGAAGTGTGCTTCCCGTAAGGGCATCCCGGATTACCGTTTAGCGACTTATACAGCCTAAGACAGGAATGATCATTTCAGTATATAGTTTTGATTGCTGACCTTTTTGAGTTCAACCTTAGGTGGTGGTCCTTCATAATAGAAGTTGGGCACTGGTTTTGCTTTGATCACTAATCCCTTCCTAAGCTGCTTGATTGCTGCTTCTTGCTCTTCCTGAAACCATTTTAAAGCAGTAAATCAAAGACGAAACCAAGATGATCGTTCGATGATTACGCGAATGCCATCCGAAAGTACCTTAATTCGGGCTTCGTATTGGATTCTCTCTGCCTCCATGGCTTTTTGTTTCTCCTCCAACTTATTATAGTACTgcacaaaaaatataatttcataagCAAACAGATAATCACGATGNTAAAGCAAAACCAgtagaacttatgctcaaagtggacaatatcataccattgtgaaggttcgtgattcctaacataacANatcaatagaattctcaagtgtcgaacaaagaagctgcgagcctcaaaggtgtagttaaaagtgactcaagtgtcgaaaaGGGGTGTaatttgttcaagggctccagaAAAGGAGttaagcctcgattaaggggaggctgttcgagggctccacaGAACCTCAATGGAGGCTTTATGATGTACCTTGTTCGAAGGGAGGATTCTTGGGAGAggagttccacattggttaattaagggaaaaatcatgggtttataagtacgAATactatgaggccttttggagaaaccaaaagcaaagccacgagagcttatgctcaaagtgaacaatatcataccattgtggagagtcgtggttcctaatatggtatcaaagtcatgctcttaacttagcaacgtcaatagaatcctcaagttcgaacaaagaagttgtgagtctcgaagatgtagtcaaaggtgactcaagtgtcaaacaaatgatgtactttgttcaagggctccagagagggagtcgagcctcgattaaggggaagtTGTTCAAAGGCTCCACAGACCTCaaagggaggattgttggaagatgagtctcacattggctaattaaggggaagatcacgggtttataagtatgaatactatctccattgatatgagacctttcggggaaaccaaaagcaaacccacgagagtttatgctcaaaatggacaatatcatNAAGGAGCTTGAACAACGGTTTTTGAAGGAGCCTGAACAATGGTTTTCGAAGGAGCCTGAACAACAGTTTTCGGAGGAGGCTCAACAATGGTTTTTAGAGGAGCTTGAACAACGGTTTTGGAAGGAGCCTGAACAACGGTTTTGGAAGGAGCCTCAACAATGGTTTTCAAAGGAGTATGAACAACGGTTTTTGAAGGAGCCTGAACAACAATTTTTGAAGGAGGCTCAACAACGGTTTTTGGAGGAGCCTCAACAATGGTTTTCAGAGGAGCCTGAACAACGGTTTTTGAAGGAGTCTGAACAATGGTTTTCGGAGGAGGCTCAACAACGGTTTTTGGAGGAGGCTCAACAATGGTTTTTAGAGGAGCCTGAACAACGGTTTTTGAAGGAGGCTCAACAATGGTTTTTGGAGGAGGCTCAACAACGGTTTTTGGAGGAGGCTCAACAACGGTTTTCAGAGGAGCCTGAACAACGGTTTTCGGAGGAGGCTCAACAACGGTTTTCGGAGGAGGCTCAACAACGGTTGTCGGAGAAGGCTCCACAACGATTTTTGGGGGAGCCTCAACAACGGTCTTCAGGGGAGCCTCAACATCGGTTTTCGGGGAAGCCTCAACATCGGTTTTTGGGGAAACCTNGAAGCTCAACAAAGATTTTTGTAGGAGCCTGAACAACGGTTTTCGGAGGAGGCTCAATAACGATTTTCGGAGGAGGCTCAACAACGATTTTTGTAGGAGCCTGAACAACGGTTTTCGGAGGAGGCTCAACAACGGTTGTCGGAGAAGGCTCCACAACGATTTTTGGGGGAGCCTCAACAACGGTTTTCAGGGGAGCCTCAACATCGGTTTTCGGGGAAGCCTCAACATCGGTTTTTGGGGAAACCTCAACAATAGTTTTTGGACCAGCCTCAACAACGGTTTTCAAGGGAGCCTCAACAACGGTTTTCGGGGGAGCCTCAACAATGGTTGTTGGGGGAGCCTCAACAACGGGNACTGTCGGGGCAGCCTCAACAACGGTTTTCAAGGGAGCCTCAACAACGGTTTTCGGGGGAGCCTCAACAATGGTTGTTGGGGGAGCCTCAACAACGGGTGTCGGGGGAGCCTCAACAACGGGTGTCGGGGGAGCCTCAACAACGGGTTTCGGGGAAGCCTCAACAACGGTTTTGGGAGAAGCCTCAACAACAGTTGTCGTAGAAGCCCNTGGGAGCCTCAACAACGGGTGTCGGGGAAGCCTCAACAACGGTTTTCGAAGAAGCCTCAACAACGGTTTTGGGAGAAGCCTCAACGACGGTTTTGGGAGAAGCCTCAACAACAGTTGTCGTAGAAGCCCCAACAACAGTTGTCGAAGAAGCCTCAACAACGGTTTTTGGAGAAGGCTTGGTCTCAATAGTTTGTGAGCTCATTGCTGCTTTTTCCCTAGCCTGCACGGTTGGTTGCTGAGCCTTGTGGTTTACTCGCACAATTCTTGGACTAACAGCTATAGCCCTGGGCGAGATAGACTTATTAAAGTCACTAATTTTCTGTGCAACAGTCCTCTCCGCCTTCTTCTCCACGGACACGAGCACCGGCGCAGGTGCAAACACAGAGCTAGACACACTGGCATCAAGGTTAGAGCTTCTGATTCCTACACCATTGTTCTCCTTTTCTTGATAACTTTCGACAACCGAATTCTCCTCGCTTCCGAGTTCCTCCGAATCAATAACTTTGGGGGAAACAAGGACTTTGTCATGAGAAACACCATTTAAAACCACAACAGAACCATTTGGCTTCTCCATTACACCATCAATTTCCCTACCCATGACCCTGCACCAAACACACCAACAACATCACAATCAAATccttaaaaacaaacaaaaaaacatcctAAGTTATCTAATCCATTGTTTGCAAGGAAAACGTGAAGAACAAATGCAAGAACActtcaaaagtttgaattgaCCCACCAAATCAAAAGGGTCCATAAAGAACATACACAAGAATCCCCACAAACACATGCAGAGATTCAAACCCATTTTCGCAAGAATCAAAACAACGAACATAAACAGAGATTTGAGAGACTCAAAACTGTGCATCAAGAACAGGGGAAGCCATTTTTCAGCCATTAGAGAGCTCAAAAcacagaaagaagaagaacccacCTTGAAAAACCAGCTCCCCTGCCGATCTGACAAGATTTCCCTGGCTCCCCGACCTGTTCCTCCCTCCCCTTCCCCTTCTAAAACGAAacaaatgagagaaaaaaaattgaaaatggggtttgt
The nucleotide sequence above comes from Cucurbita pepo subsp. pepo cultivar mu-cu-16 chromosome LG11, ASM280686v2, whole genome shotgun sequence. Encoded proteins:
- the LOC111805413 gene encoding uncharacterized protein LOC111805413 isoform X1, which encodes MSPFTHSISSSLILQPFKIPKPSIFSAKPRRNFTLIVTCDSQSKSRKPAMDGRKPTSKFRRKSSYGTSRRSILKKTFSQEQVTFTSALSDDPLIAIIGGGMAGIMCALSLEKRGVRSTVFDTGVHGLGGRMGTRSLGPEPLIFDHAAQFFTVTDSQFAQLVDGWLGAGLVKEWKGAVGELELGGRFVPLSSCPRYIGTNGMRPLADSLLSQTSMINVMRPCWISKLEPFNGMWHLSENGKPCGHFDAVVIAHNGKCANRLLATSGLPLIARQMKRLELSSIWALLAAFEDPLPFTDAAATPFEGAFVKGVDSISWMANNNKKFMNFQKDGPHCWTFLSTAAYGKQNKVPQENIPTSTAEKVKKNMLEGVEAALGLSKGSLPKPIYTRVQLWGAALPTNSPSIPCIFDPQGRAGICGDWLLGSNIESAALSGIALGNHIADYFQSGSERSEEFAVGLHNEFQPIGGHDIGQFPGLGTEKQAESTLAFQLTT
- the LOC111804824 gene encoding mucin-2-like — protein: MGREIDGVMEKPNGSVVVLNGVSHDKVLVSPKVIDSEELGSEENSVVESYQEKENNGVGIRSSNLDASVSSSVFAPAPVLVSVEKKAERTVAQKISDFNKSISPRAIAVSPRIVRVNHKAQQPTVQAREKAAMSSQTIETKPSPKTVVEASSTTVVGASTTTVVGASTTTVVEASPKTVVEASPKPVVEAPPTPVVEAPPTPVVEAPPTTIVEAPPKTVVEAPLKTVVEAAPTVVVEAGPKTIVEVSPKTDVEASPKTDVEAPLKTVVEAPPKIVVEPSPTTVVEPPPKTVVQAPTKIVVEPPPKIVIEPPPKTVVQAPTKIFVELPPKTVVEPPPKTVVQAPLKTVVEPPPKTVVEPPPKTIVEPPSKTVVQAPLKTIVEPPPKTVVEPPPKTIVQTPSKTVVQAPLKTIVEAPPKTVVEPPSKIVVQAPSKTVVHTPLKTIVEAPSKTVVQAPSKTVVQAPLKTIVEPPPKTVVQAPSKTIVQAPSKTVVQAPX
- the LOC111805413 gene encoding uncharacterized protein LOC111805413 isoform X2 — protein: MSPFTHSISSSLILQPFKIPKPSIFSAKPCRNFTLIVTCESQSKSRKPAMDGRKPTSKFRRKSSYGTSRRSILKKTFSQEQVTFTSALSDDPLIAIIGGGMAGIMCALSLEKRGVRSTVFDTGVHGLGGRMGTRSLGPEPLIFDHAAQFFTVTDSQFAQLVDGWLGAGLVKEWKGAVGELELGGRFVPLSSCPRYIGTNGMRPLADSLLSQTSMINVMRPCWISKLEPFNGMWHLSENGKPCGHFDAVVIAHNGKCANRLLATSGLPLIARQMKRLELSSIWALLAAFEDPLPFTDAAATPFEGAFVKGVDSISWMANNNKKFMNFQKDGPHCWTFLSTAAYGKQNKVPQENIPTSTAEKVKKNMLEGVEAALGLSKGSLPKPIYTRVQLWGAALPTNSPSIPCIFDPQGRAGICGDWLLGSNIESAALSGIALGNHIADYFQSGSERSEEFAVGLHNEFQPIGGHDIGQFPGLGTEKQAESTLAFQLTT